The Myxococcales bacterium genome window below encodes:
- a CDS encoding thiamine phosphate synthase, translating into MTRARVEVAVMLITPEGIEATSLRRAVEAAAEVFGRSVVVQARAKASVVDARRVAVLVAEAARACGVPFVVNGDVGLARELAADGVHAPSGMPAGGLRAALGGLWLSRAAHAAEDVRAAAANSLDAVLVSPIYPVPGKGPARGLEALREARAIASESDAGGALGGRLRVLALGGVTPERAAACVRAGADGVAVMRAAFAAPSRRGLFEELRAALREAPVRGNATASSMLTYDDTLAKTIELLRRHVSAARSVSPGDHIMNDLGLDSLAVMELIADAEERFDVSMPSEMLAGLGTVDDVAKAVLKLSRPE; encoded by the coding sequence TGGAGGTGGCGGTGATGCTCATCACGCCCGAGGGGATCGAGGCGACCTCGCTACGGCGCGCCGTCGAGGCGGCCGCCGAGGTGTTCGGGCGCTCGGTCGTGGTGCAGGCCCGGGCCAAGGCGAGCGTCGTCGATGCGCGCCGCGTCGCGGTCCTCGTCGCGGAGGCCGCTCGCGCGTGCGGCGTGCCCTTCGTCGTGAACGGCGACGTGGGGCTCGCGCGCGAGCTCGCGGCGGACGGGGTCCACGCGCCGTCGGGGATGCCGGCTGGGGGGCTACGCGCCGCGCTCGGCGGGCTCTGGCTCTCGCGCGCCGCCCACGCCGCGGAGGACGTCCGCGCTGCCGCGGCGAACAGTCTCGACGCCGTCCTCGTCAGCCCGATCTACCCCGTGCCCGGGAAGGGCCCGGCCCGAGGGCTCGAGGCGCTCCGTGAGGCCCGCGCGATCGCGTCCGAGTCCGACGCGGGCGGCGCACTCGGGGGGAGGCTCCGCGTGCTCGCCCTCGGCGGCGTCACGCCGGAGCGCGCCGCGGCCTGCGTGCGCGCGGGGGCCGACGGGGTGGCGGTGATGCGCGCGGCGTTCGCGGCGCCCTCGCGGAGGGGGCTCTTCGAGGAGCTGCGCGCTGCTTTGCGCGAGGCGCCCGTTCGCGGGAATGCTACAGCGTCGTCGATGCTCACCTACGACGACACCCTCGCCAAGACGATCGAGCTGCTCCGGCGCCACGTGAGCGCGGCCCGGAGCGTGTCGCCGGGCGACCACATCATGAACGATCTCGGGCTCGACAGCCTCGCGGTGATGGAGCTCATCGCCGACGCCGAGGAGCGCTTCGACGTGAGCATGCCGAGCGAGATGCTCGCCGGCCTCGGCACCGTGGACGACGTGGCGAAGGCCGTCCTGAAGCTCTCGCGCCCCGAGTAG
- a CDS encoding aminotransferase class I/II-fold pyridoxal phosphate-dependent enzyme — MSFIHDKAKAELARVNLARKKQVYPYFRPFETGGLHTQIDGKPIVNFSSNDYLGLTNHPKVKEAAIRAVEKYACGLSSSRVQATTVEHVDLERRLAKWFGFESCLVFTTGYQAMLGTLMALADSDTTLILDSFSHACILDGTFLAAGVPGKAPEVRFFNHNSARSLERILKTRERKNAIVLVEGVYSLDGDRAHLKEFVEICDRYDAVLIVDDAHGTGTLGERGTGILEADGLLGRVPIVVSTFSKTFGGIGGILLADEVIIDLVKHNARSFLFSASLPIPIVAAASTILDMLEADGPAMVRELHQKSDYMRGRLTGIGFDLGASNTHIMPVMCRDERKTLFMHVALLECGVLMVPITYPGVKLGEERLRVNVTRGHTQEDMDNALSLLESYGEAFFVLSGEDLGPMEDEELGA; from the coding sequence TTGAGCTTCATCCACGACAAAGCGAAGGCCGAGCTCGCGCGCGTCAACCTCGCCCGCAAGAAGCAGGTCTACCCCTACTTTCGCCCCTTCGAGACCGGCGGACTCCACACGCAGATCGATGGCAAGCCGATCGTCAACTTCAGCTCGAACGACTACCTCGGCCTCACGAATCACCCGAAGGTGAAGGAGGCGGCGATCCGCGCGGTCGAGAAGTACGCGTGCGGTCTGTCGAGCTCACGAGTGCAGGCGACCACGGTGGAGCACGTCGACCTCGAGCGGCGCCTCGCGAAGTGGTTCGGGTTCGAGAGCTGCCTCGTGTTCACGACCGGCTATCAGGCCATGCTCGGCACGCTGATGGCGCTCGCCGACAGTGACACGACGCTCATCCTCGACAGCTTCAGCCACGCCTGCATCCTCGACGGCACGTTCCTCGCGGCGGGCGTACCGGGGAAGGCGCCGGAGGTTCGCTTCTTCAACCACAACTCGGCGCGGAGCCTGGAGCGCATCCTAAAGACGCGCGAGCGGAAGAACGCCATCGTGCTGGTCGAGGGCGTGTACTCGCTCGACGGCGACCGCGCGCACCTCAAGGAGTTCGTGGAGATCTGCGACCGCTACGACGCCGTCCTCATCGTGGACGACGCCCACGGGACCGGCACGCTCGGCGAGCGGGGTACCGGCATCCTCGAGGCCGACGGCCTGCTCGGACGTGTGCCCATCGTGGTGTCGACGTTCTCCAAGACGTTCGGTGGCATCGGCGGCATCTTGCTCGCCGACGAGGTCATCATCGACCTCGTCAAGCACAACGCGCGGAGCTTCCTCTTCAGCGCGTCGCTGCCGATCCCCATCGTCGCCGCGGCGAGCACCATCCTCGACATGCTGGAGGCCGACGGGCCGGCGATGGTGCGCGAGCTGCACCAGAAGTCGGACTACATGCGCGGCAGACTCACCGGCATCGGCTTCGATCTCGGCGCGAGCAACACGCACATCATGCCGGTCATGTGCCGCGACGAGCGCAAGACCCTCTTCATGCACGTGGCGCTCCTCGAGTGCGGCGTCCTCATGGTGCCCATCACCTACCCGGGGGTGAAGCTCGGCGAAGAGCGCCTCCGCGTGAACGTGACGCGTGGGCACACGCAGGAAGACATGGACAACGCGCTGTCGCTGCTCGAGAGCTACGGCGAGGCGTTCTTCGTGCTCTCGGGCGAAGATCTTGGCCCGATGGAAGACGAGGAGCTCGGAGCGTAG
- a CDS encoding isopenicillin N synthase family oxygenase, with protein MHHPRLRRDLTVTEAADDLQVAPLPIPTVDLADLADGADPARRLEALAALRRGFGELGLVYVRGHGVGPMAGLYDRFVDFTARPAAEKEVYNRKDLYYQRGWTPPNTEQAVVAGGQPDFKECWFATPTPMPPELQVQFPEVYADNVWPEGDPVFPEICQARGAELHRVGLALVRGAAEALGLPADALAALCEGGPHIFRLLRYLPLTTEQVEQKVLWGEEHTDFNLLTLLPGGRFHDPEGRVASPPSARSGLYLRTRGTPAHPSGRMVRGTAPEGCIVAQVGQQLEMLTGGAFLATPHVITAPDQPGWSRLSAAHFVHVHAHTTLFPLPPFRTPETERAYSPPVLAGTYGLKTLVDIGLAPASALASLGYRHYDRLAKLRER; from the coding sequence ATGCATCACCCGCGCCTACGGCGAGATCTGACCGTGACCGAGGCCGCTGACGATCTGCAGGTCGCCCCCCTCCCGATTCCCACGGTCGACCTCGCCGACCTCGCGGACGGCGCCGACCCGGCGCGCCGCCTCGAGGCCCTCGCCGCGCTCCGCCGGGGCTTCGGCGAGCTCGGGCTCGTGTACGTGCGCGGGCACGGGGTCGGGCCGATGGCGGGCCTGTACGACCGGTTCGTCGACTTCACCGCGCGACCCGCGGCCGAGAAGGAGGTCTACAACCGAAAGGACCTTTACTATCAGCGCGGCTGGACGCCCCCGAACACCGAGCAGGCCGTGGTGGCGGGTGGCCAGCCCGACTTCAAGGAGTGCTGGTTCGCTACGCCGACTCCGATGCCCCCGGAGCTGCAGGTGCAGTTCCCCGAGGTCTACGCCGACAACGTGTGGCCCGAGGGCGATCCGGTGTTCCCCGAGATTTGCCAGGCGCGCGGCGCCGAGCTTCACCGGGTGGGCCTCGCGCTCGTGCGGGGCGCCGCGGAGGCGCTCGGGCTCCCGGCGGACGCGCTCGCCGCGCTGTGTGAGGGGGGGCCTCACATTTTCCGCCTGCTCCGCTACCTGCCGCTGACGACCGAGCAGGTGGAGCAGAAGGTCTTGTGGGGCGAGGAGCACACCGACTTCAACCTCCTCACGCTCCTCCCCGGCGGTCGGTTCCACGACCCCGAGGGGCGGGTGGCGAGCCCTCCGAGCGCGCGGAGCGGCCTCTACCTGCGCACGCGGGGCACCCCGGCGCACCCGAGCGGCAGGATGGTGCGCGGGACCGCGCCCGAGGGCTGCATCGTCGCTCAGGTCGGCCAGCAGCTCGAGATGCTCACGGGGGGCGCCTTCTTGGCCACCCCTCACGTGATCACGGCTCCGGATCAGCCGGGGTGGTCACGGCTCTCCGCGGCGCACTTCGTCCACGTCCACGCGCACACGACGCTCTTCCCGTTGCCGCCGTTCCGCACGCCCGAGACCGAGCGCGCGTACAGCCCGCCCGTCCTCGCCGGGACCTACGGTCTGAAGACGCTCGTCGACATCGGCCTCGCCCCGGCGAGCGCGCTCGCGTCCCTCGGGTACCGGCACTACGACCGCCTCGCGAAGCTGCGCGAGCGCTGA
- a CDS encoding FadR family transcriptional regulator gives MVKRLPPEGGRKADAVARELMARIVGGEVAVGSILPKEEELEREFGVARSVIREATKFLEVHKLVRPVRRRGTVVLDPRASLSPDVVATFLTPRKGRVSREFLKGLLEVRRLLDMEMLSLAAQRRKPADVRALKAAAEGMKEAAAAGDPEAFEAAVLAFGLATAAATHNPIYTMFVHWNASTVRDLAHVFASIRSSPAQHAEGVAMLVATIERGDPETVRSLCAGFHDWAGPKLLAAL, from the coding sequence ATGGTGAAGAGACTCCCCCCCGAGGGCGGGCGCAAGGCCGACGCGGTCGCTCGCGAGCTGATGGCGCGGATCGTGGGCGGCGAGGTCGCCGTAGGCTCGATCCTCCCGAAGGAGGAGGAGCTCGAGCGCGAGTTCGGGGTGGCCCGGAGCGTCATCCGCGAGGCCACGAAGTTCCTCGAGGTGCACAAGCTCGTGCGGCCGGTGCGGCGACGCGGCACCGTGGTGCTCGACCCGCGCGCGTCGCTCAGCCCCGACGTGGTCGCCACGTTCCTCACGCCGCGCAAAGGGCGGGTCTCCCGCGAGTTCTTGAAGGGACTGCTCGAGGTGCGGCGCCTGCTCGACATGGAGATGCTTTCGCTCGCGGCGCAGCGCCGCAAGCCCGCCGACGTCCGCGCGCTCAAGGCCGCCGCCGAGGGCATGAAGGAGGCGGCGGCCGCGGGAGACCCCGAGGCGTTCGAGGCCGCGGTGCTGGCGTTCGGTCTCGCGACGGCGGCCGCGACGCACAACCCCATTTACACGATGTTCGTCCACTGGAACGCGTCGACCGTGCGCGACCTCGCCCACGTGTTCGCGAGCATTCGTTCGTCGCCCGCTCAGCACGCCGAGGGCGTGGCGATGCTCGTCGCGACGATAGAGCGCGGCGACCCGGAGACGGTGCGGTCCCTCTGCGCGGGGTTCCACGACTGGGCCGGCCCCAAGCTCCTCGCCGCGCTCTGA
- a CDS encoding PEGA domain-containing protein has protein sequence MPRGRRLAACLLAVLVLAAPTAPALAKPKPRAPVGAPKAAAAPSATPSATPSATPSSTPSAPAAPSAATPPSISETLSPPARREYEAAKGLFALGDAKGAFYKFQAAYELFPDPRLLWNMATCAKTMHSYADALRLVRRYQSLGGGLLTATDRAEADQAASAFAALTTTLVFHVSEPGAELLVDGAPVESPGEPLIADLGPHKITAKKAGFQELTITVSGKPTVSTPVKLQLVAVRHEGTLIVNATPADAAIFVDGRAVGVGHHRMKLPSGGYLVRVTAKGRRTFQQDVQLRDDETRTLPVSLEAESAGVPTWLIVLGSAAVVGAGVGTTVYLATRPSKNDNVPTGTLSPGVLTTSF, from the coding sequence GTGCCCCGTGGGAGACGCCTCGCGGCGTGCCTGCTCGCGGTCCTGGTCCTCGCCGCCCCCACCGCTCCCGCGCTCGCCAAGCCGAAGCCACGCGCCCCCGTCGGCGCACCGAAGGCCGCGGCCGCCCCCTCGGCGACGCCCTCGGCGACGCCCTCGGCGACGCCCTCGTCGACGCCCTCCGCGCCCGCAGCTCCGAGCGCTGCCACCCCACCGAGCATCTCCGAGACCCTCTCGCCGCCCGCTCGCCGCGAGTACGAGGCCGCGAAGGGCCTCTTCGCGCTGGGCGACGCAAAAGGTGCATTCTACAAGTTTCAAGCGGCGTACGAGCTGTTCCCCGATCCGCGCCTGCTCTGGAACATGGCGACGTGCGCCAAGACCATGCACTCGTACGCCGACGCCCTGCGGCTCGTGCGGCGCTACCAGAGCCTCGGCGGGGGTCTCCTCACGGCCACCGATCGCGCCGAGGCCGATCAGGCCGCGAGCGCCTTCGCCGCCCTCACGACCACGCTCGTCTTCCACGTGAGCGAGCCCGGAGCCGAGCTCCTCGTGGACGGCGCGCCCGTAGAGTCGCCCGGTGAGCCCCTCATCGCCGACCTCGGCCCCCACAAGATCACCGCGAAGAAGGCCGGCTTCCAGGAGCTCACGATCACCGTGTCGGGCAAACCCACGGTCTCCACGCCGGTGAAGCTCCAGCTCGTGGCCGTGCGGCACGAGGGCACCCTCATCGTGAACGCGACGCCGGCCGACGCCGCCATCTTCGTCGACGGGCGGGCCGTGGGGGTCGGTCACCACCGGATGAAGCTGCCCTCGGGCGGCTACCTCGTCCGCGTCACGGCGAAGGGCCGGCGGACCTTCCAGCAGGACGTCCAGCTGCGCGACGACGAGACCCGCACGCTGCCGGTCTCCCTCGAGGCCGAGAGCGCCGGCGTGCCCACCTGGCTCATCGTGCTCGGGAGCGCCGCGGTCGTGGGCGCGGGCGTGGGCACCACGGTCTACCTCGCGACGCGGCCGTCGAAGAACGACAACGTCCCGACCGGGACGCTGAGCCCCGGCGTCCTTACGACCTCGTTCTGA
- a CDS encoding acyl-CoA carboxylase subunit beta, whose product MPVVETKIDPSSEAFRQNRADMLAEIDKLRAIEGKVRETEARARDKFHKRGQLLPRERVALLLDRGSPFLELSTLCGLRYHDDSDGSLAGGNTIVGVGYVSGVRALVVANNSAIKGGTMSPWGVQKTLRAQRIALENKLPIVVLVESGGANLLYQQEIFVPGGEAFYNQARLSAAGVPQICVVHGSSTAGGAYLPGLSDYVIMVRNKAKVFLAGPPLLKAATGEIATDEDLGGAEMHCQVAGTAELLAEDDADGVRIAREVVAKLGWARVAAGRHGEGRPPRYSPEELCGVVPVDYRKPYDCREVIARLVDGSEFLEFKALYDGQIVCGRAEIDGHPVGLIGNNGPITERGSVKAAQFIQLCCQADVPIVYLQNITGYMVGTKAEQAGIVKHGSKMIQAVANATVPQLTVVIGASFGAGNYGMCGRGFGPRFIFAWPNSRTAVMGGEQAARVMSIVMGEKMARQGNPVAESVLMEMAQPIIDQFDKESHAWNCSARLFDDGLIDPRDTRRVLALTLSICRESRVRELSHSTFGVARM is encoded by the coding sequence ATGCCGGTGGTGGAGACGAAGATCGATCCGAGCAGCGAGGCGTTTCGTCAGAACCGCGCCGACATGCTCGCCGAGATCGACAAGCTGCGCGCGATCGAGGGCAAGGTGCGTGAGACCGAGGCGCGCGCGCGCGACAAGTTTCACAAGCGAGGCCAGCTGCTCCCTCGCGAGAGGGTCGCGCTGCTGCTCGACCGCGGATCGCCGTTCCTCGAGCTGTCGACCCTCTGCGGACTCCGCTACCACGACGACAGCGACGGCTCCCTCGCGGGGGGGAACACCATCGTCGGCGTCGGCTACGTCTCCGGGGTGCGCGCGCTCGTCGTCGCGAACAACTCGGCCATCAAGGGCGGGACCATGTCGCCTTGGGGCGTGCAGAAGACCCTGCGCGCCCAGCGGATCGCCCTCGAGAACAAGCTGCCCATCGTCGTCCTGGTCGAGAGTGGCGGCGCGAATCTCCTCTACCAACAGGAGATCTTCGTCCCCGGCGGCGAGGCGTTCTACAACCAGGCCCGGCTCTCCGCCGCGGGGGTCCCGCAGATCTGCGTCGTACACGGCTCGAGCACCGCGGGCGGCGCGTACCTGCCGGGCCTCTCCGATTACGTGATCATGGTGCGCAACAAGGCGAAGGTGTTCCTCGCCGGGCCCCCGCTGCTGAAGGCCGCCACCGGCGAAATCGCGACCGACGAGGACCTCGGCGGCGCCGAAATGCACTGCCAGGTCGCGGGCACCGCCGAGCTGCTCGCGGAAGACGACGCCGACGGCGTGCGCATCGCCCGGGAGGTGGTCGCGAAGCTGGGGTGGGCGCGCGTCGCCGCGGGCCGGCACGGGGAGGGCCGCCCGCCGCGGTATTCGCCCGAGGAGCTGTGCGGCGTGGTGCCCGTCGACTATCGCAAGCCGTACGACTGCCGTGAGGTCATCGCGAGGCTCGTCGACGGCTCCGAGTTTCTGGAGTTCAAGGCCCTCTACGACGGCCAAATCGTCTGTGGCCGCGCCGAGATCGACGGCCACCCGGTGGGCCTCATTGGCAACAACGGCCCCATCACGGAGCGCGGCTCGGTGAAGGCCGCGCAGTTCATCCAGCTCTGCTGCCAGGCGGACGTGCCCATCGTGTACCTCCAGAACATCACGGGGTACATGGTCGGCACGAAGGCCGAGCAGGCCGGCATCGTGAAGCACGGCTCGAAGATGATTCAGGCGGTCGCGAACGCCACCGTGCCGCAGCTCACGGTGGTGATCGGCGCCTCGTTCGGCGCGGGCAACTACGGCATGTGCGGCCGCGGCTTCGGCCCGCGGTTCATCTTCGCGTGGCCCAACTCGCGCACCGCCGTCATGGGAGGCGAGCAAGCGGCGCGGGTCATGTCGATCGTCATGGGGGAGAAAATGGCGCGGCAGGGGAACCCGGTGGCGGAGTCGGTGCTCATGGAGATGGCGCAGCCGATCATCGACCAGTTCGACAAGGAGTCGCACGCGTGGAACTGCAGCGCCCGTCTCTTCGACGACGGGCTCATCGATCCGCGCGACACGCGCCGCGTGCTCGCGCTCACGCTGTCGATTTGCCGGGAGTCACGCGTGAGGGAGCTGTCGCACAGCACCTTCGGCGTGGCGCGCATGTGA
- a CDS encoding acetyl-CoA carboxylase biotin carboxylase subunit translates to MTRLSKVLVANRGEIAARVIRTCRKLGIRTVAVYSDADRGAPHVLAADEAVHLGASPARESYLVAEKLLAAARATGADAVHPGYGFLSENDQFSSACAEAGIVFVGPRPEAVRLMGNKRQAKLRMLAAGVPCIPGYEGADQSDETLAQEALRIGLPVMVKAAAGGGGRGMRLVTAPEALAEAIRSARSEAENAFGSGELILEKAVVNARHVEIQVFADSHGNVVHLGERDCSVQRRHQKIIEECPSPAVTPALREAMGEVAVAAARAIDYLGAGTIEFLLAPTGEFYFMEMNTRLQVEHPVTELVTGTDLVAWQLAVAAGEPLPKSQAEIDWRGHAIEVRLCAEDPAREFMPQTGRIVALELPEGEGVRVDHGLAEGRDVSPFYDSMVGKLIAHGATREEARCRLVAALERLALLGVVTNKELLLHGLRHPAFASGEYDTGFVPAHLPSATLAGLGAPTARQVAVAGAALFHADADALRRTSGLPSELVGWSSSHAPSVPVKISCGGEERVVVVRPIGRSSYEVELGDLTLTLEVEGEGEGGLREGARLLRFTAGGTTATARVARDGATTWIDWGASVHAFTDVSLAPRRAEGRATDGRVLAPIDGKVLRVEVAVGDVVKKGQLLVVLEAMKMEFQLAAEIDGTVATLSVAPGAQVSARHLLVEVAPAG, encoded by the coding sequence ATGACTCGACTGAGCAAAGTGTTGGTCGCCAACCGCGGTGAGATCGCGGCGCGCGTCATACGAACGTGCCGCAAGCTCGGCATCCGCACCGTGGCCGTCTACTCCGACGCCGATCGCGGCGCTCCGCACGTGCTGGCGGCCGACGAGGCCGTGCACCTCGGCGCCTCGCCGGCGCGCGAGTCGTACCTCGTGGCCGAGAAGCTCCTCGCCGCCGCGCGCGCCACCGGCGCCGACGCGGTGCACCCAGGCTACGGTTTTCTGTCGGAAAACGACCAGTTTTCAAGCGCTTGCGCCGAGGCGGGGATTGTCTTCGTGGGACCGCGCCCCGAGGCGGTGCGGCTCATGGGGAACAAGCGGCAGGCCAAGCTGCGCATGCTCGCGGCGGGCGTCCCGTGCATCCCCGGGTACGAAGGCGCGGACCAGTCGGACGAGACGCTCGCGCAGGAAGCGCTCCGCATCGGGCTGCCCGTCATGGTGAAGGCCGCCGCGGGCGGGGGTGGGCGAGGCATGCGCCTCGTCACCGCACCCGAGGCGCTGGCGGAGGCGATCCGTTCCGCGCGCTCCGAGGCCGAGAACGCCTTCGGGAGCGGCGAGCTCATCCTCGAGAAGGCGGTCGTGAACGCGCGGCACGTGGAGATTCAGGTGTTCGCCGACTCGCACGGCAACGTCGTGCATCTCGGCGAGCGCGACTGCTCGGTGCAGCGTCGCCACCAGAAGATCATCGAAGAGTGCCCGTCGCCTGCCGTCACCCCCGCGCTCCGCGAGGCGATGGGCGAGGTCGCGGTCGCCGCCGCCCGCGCGATCGACTACCTCGGCGCCGGCACGATCGAGTTCCTCCTCGCGCCGACCGGCGAGTTCTACTTCATGGAGATGAACACTCGGCTCCAGGTCGAGCACCCGGTCACCGAGCTCGTGACCGGGACCGACCTCGTCGCGTGGCAGCTCGCGGTCGCGGCGGGGGAGCCGCTCCCGAAGTCGCAGGCCGAGATCGACTGGCGAGGACACGCGATCGAGGTGCGCCTCTGCGCGGAGGACCCGGCGCGTGAGTTCATGCCCCAGACCGGGCGGATCGTGGCGCTCGAGCTCCCCGAAGGCGAGGGCGTCCGCGTCGACCACGGGCTCGCCGAGGGGCGCGACGTGAGCCCGTTCTACGACTCGATGGTGGGCAAGCTCATCGCGCACGGTGCCACGCGCGAAGAGGCGCGGTGCCGGCTCGTCGCGGCCCTCGAGCGGCTCGCCCTCCTCGGCGTCGTGACCAACAAGGAGCTGCTCCTCCACGGCCTGCGCCACCCCGCGTTCGCCTCGGGCGAGTACGACACCGGGTTCGTGCCCGCGCACCTCCCGAGCGCCACGCTCGCGGGCCTCGGCGCTCCGACCGCCCGGCAGGTCGCGGTGGCCGGCGCCGCGCTGTTCCACGCCGACGCCGACGCGCTGCGCCGCACCTCGGGGCTCCCGTCGGAGCTCGTCGGGTGGAGCAGCTCTCATGCGCCCAGCGTGCCCGTGAAGATCTCGTGCGGTGGCGAAGAGCGGGTCGTCGTGGTGCGCCCGATCGGGCGCTCGAGCTACGAGGTCGAGCTCGGCGACCTCACGCTCACGCTCGAGGTCGAGGGCGAGGGCGAGGGCGGGCTCCGCGAGGGCGCGCGGCTCCTCCGCTTCACCGCCGGAGGGACGACCGCGACGGCGCGTGTCGCTCGCGATGGCGCGACGACGTGGATCGACTGGGGCGCGTCCGTGCACGCCTTCACCGACGTCTCTCTCGCCCCGCGGCGCGCGGAAGGCCGCGCGACCGATGGTCGCGTCCTCGCGCCCATCGACGGGAAGGTCCTGCGGGTCGAGGTCGCGGTGGGCGACGTGGTCAAGAAGGGCCAGCTCCTCGTGGTGCTCGAGGCCATGAAGATGGAGTTTCAGCTCGCGGCCGAGATCGACGGCACCGTGGCGACGCTCTCGGTCGCGCCCGGCGCGCAGGTGAGCGCGAGGCACCTCCTCGTCGAGGTAGCGCCGGCCGGCTGA
- a CDS encoding sigma 54-interacting transcriptional regulator — translation MGSSSSKQPAPSQRRRTVVLGVVGPSLDAGKGPARWERWRPTVSLCMHDDLLVDELVLLHDPRHTSLAYALGRDASQVSPETRVTHLSFPLADAWDFEEVYGALHDLAKAHAGAWDPDECDLLVHITTGTHVVQICLFLLTESRHLPGRLVQTSPRVVRDHGEGESVRGSYGIIDLDLARYDRIASRVRDEREVGQALLKDGIPTRNASYNEIVSRVEEVAVRSRAPMLFLGPTGSGKSALARRVFALKKARQGLVGRFVEVNCATVRGDAAMSALFGHAKGAFTGAVSEREGHLARADGGVLFLDEIYELGPDEQAMLLRAIEDKTFTPMGSDREKRSDFQLLCGTNRDLFAAAREGRFREDLLARVHLWTFRLPSLRERLEDLAPNVEHQTERVARALGTRLTWAREAREAYLAFAHSAAATWPGNFRDLDASITRLGTLAPGGRITEALVREEVARLRQAFGGAAAVPAGGEATLIERVLGAVALDRFDRAQLEDVLRVCAEARSLSEAGRALFAESRARKGTANDADRLRKYLARHGLELADVRARLARAE, via the coding sequence ATGGGGTCCTCGAGCTCGAAGCAGCCCGCGCCGTCGCAGCGCCGGAGGACCGTCGTGCTCGGGGTGGTGGGCCCCTCGCTCGACGCGGGGAAGGGGCCGGCGCGGTGGGAGCGGTGGCGCCCCACGGTGAGCCTCTGCATGCACGACGATCTCCTCGTGGACGAGCTCGTGCTTCTGCACGATCCGCGGCACACCTCGCTCGCCTACGCGCTCGGTCGCGACGCCTCGCAGGTCTCACCCGAGACGCGCGTCACGCACCTGAGCTTTCCGCTCGCCGACGCGTGGGACTTCGAGGAGGTCTACGGGGCGCTCCACGACCTCGCCAAGGCGCACGCGGGCGCATGGGACCCCGACGAGTGCGACCTCCTCGTGCACATCACGACCGGCACCCACGTCGTCCAGATCTGCCTCTTCTTGTTGACCGAGTCTCGGCATTTGCCCGGGCGCCTCGTGCAGACCTCGCCGCGGGTCGTCCGCGACCACGGCGAGGGCGAGAGCGTGCGAGGCAGCTACGGCATCATCGACCTCGACCTGGCGCGATACGATCGCATCGCGAGCCGCGTGCGCGACGAGCGCGAGGTCGGGCAGGCTCTGCTGAAGGACGGCATCCCCACGCGGAACGCCTCGTACAACGAGATCGTCTCGCGCGTGGAGGAGGTCGCCGTTCGCTCGCGCGCGCCGATGCTCTTCCTCGGCCCCACGGGCTCCGGCAAGAGCGCCCTCGCGCGCCGGGTGTTCGCGCTGAAGAAGGCGCGGCAGGGGCTCGTTGGGCGCTTCGTCGAGGTGAACTGCGCCACGGTCCGTGGGGACGCGGCGATGAGCGCCCTCTTCGGGCACGCCAAGGGGGCCTTCACGGGCGCCGTGTCCGAGCGCGAGGGGCACCTCGCCCGCGCCGACGGTGGCGTGCTCTTCCTCGACGAGATCTACGAGCTTGGCCCGGACGAGCAGGCGATGCTCCTCCGCGCGATCGAAGACAAGACCTTCACGCCGATGGGATCCGATCGCGAAAAGCGTAGTGATTTCCAGCTATTGTGCGGAACAAATCGCGATCTCTTCGCCGCCGCGAGGGAGGGGCGGTTCCGCGAGGACCTGCTCGCGCGCGTCCACCTGTGGACCTTCCGACTGCCCTCGCTCCGCGAGCGCCTCGAGGACCTCGCGCCCAACGTCGAGCACCAGACCGAGCGGGTGGCCCGCGCGCTAGGGACGCGGCTCACGTGGGCGCGGGAGGCGAGGGAGGCCTACTTGGCGTTCGCGCACTCGGCGGCAGCGACGTGGCCCGGCAACTTCCGCGATCTGGACGCGAGCATCACGCGGCTTGGGACGCTGGCGCCGGGCGGCCGGATCACGGAGGCGCTCGTTCGCGAGGAGGTGGCGCGGCTCCGGCAGGCCTTCGGCGGCGCGGCCGCGGTGCCCGCCGGCGGGGAAGCCACGCTGATCGAGCGCGTCTTGGGGGCGGTCGCGCTCGATCGTTTCGACCGCGCGCAGCTCGAGGACGTCCTGCGGGTCTGCGCCGAGGCGCGCTCGCTGAGCGAGGCGGGGCGGGCGCTCTTCGCGGAGTCTCGAGCGCGGAAGGGCACCGCGAACGACGCCGATCGGCTGCGCAAGTACCTCGCTCGGCACGGGCTCGAGCTCGCCGACGTGCGCGCGCGGCTTGCCCGCGCCGAGTAG